The nucleotide window cgaaaaaaataaacacaaccaaacgaaaaaaataaaacacaaccaaatttaaatcaaccaaattaaacacaaccaaaccaaaaaaataaatcttttttaaattaatagttAAAATAAGGAAGAGATTGAACCGATTCGAACTCCCTCTGCCATCCTCCTCTGCTTCCGATTCGAAAGGGGGCGAGGGAAAATTATGATTTGGAAGAAGGAATCCGTGAGGAGAACAGGAGAAGACTGGAGAGAGATTGatttggagggagagagagagagagagagagagagagagagagagagagagagagagagactgaggaagcAGAGAGATAGGAAGAAAGTAgcggaggggagagagagagtgtatgAGAAAAGGCAAAAACTGAAATGGAAGACAGAGTGACGGCTAGGTTTGTAAActtaagaaattttataaaaGCATTACATATTAGAAACCTATAAATATAGTTCGGGTACAATTCTGACAAAACAATCTCACAGTCAAGTTGTCTTGAAACAGCCATCCCCAACCTCTAGGTCAGGGGTTCAAACCCTGGCGCCAACACgttttttagtatttatattttatatataaattatttttttttcggttcggttcggtccgGTTCGGTTTCCGAACCTCAAAAACCTAAACCGAACTGGCCAAATTCGGTTCGGTattttttcggttcgatttttttcggcttcggtttggtttggttttcgttttttttcgattttcggttttttgaacccacccctaatataATTTGTATGGTATTTATAGAGAGCTACAAGCATACGGAAACTAATTTCCCCTCCACCTGTTCTCGGACGATGGTTCGATACAATTGCCGCAATCATTAGAGTCAAAGTCAACCCATTTGGAACATAGTTCACGAATCACAATTGGCATTCCAATAATAGCACCActcaattaaagcaagttcagtTCTAAATTCTggttctcccttttttttttttttcctttctagtTCTTAAATTCATGACTGTTACATGTAGAAAtggtatcattttttttttggaattataacgaaaagctcctggcactgttcactttaacgaaaaataacattttttacactaaaaagtaaatcctgatactattcactttaccctttattttgtccttatcgttaaaaatcaaaattttcaaactattttcattagttttttttttttttttttgaacaaatgatattatctacactaaggaaaaATGAAGGTccagcctcacaatggactaacaataatgtagttcaaattcgtctttcgcgataatcgaacttaaaacctcgtatttacaagtgaagagaaatactactagatcgtaatactaagtgacgaAAGGATATCAATTTGTTCCACATTAGATTTAGAGATTCGACCAATCATGTCATTATCTTCTCTCGCTGGCATATGTCAatttgtgcgtgtgtgtggttATTTATTCAGCTGACAATAATTTAGTCAGGTTACATATACAATATCCATACAGTATTAGTACCCGAGGGAGGGCCTGATAGACATGTATCATGATTATTAATAAAaagaggttttatcacaaatagttgaggacgagttgaactgattctggaAAAATGATTGAGGACAGATTAAATTGATTATAGTAATAAAGGATACAAACTGATTTTGCATATAATTTCAAAACTGATTCTGTAGAAATAATCGATGATGAGTTGAGATTAGGGCACATATTGATTTTGTTGGAACTGTGAGGGTTGAGTTGTATTAACAACCCTAAAATCTTAGGGGTATGACtgatattttaaaacattgtttCCATGTTATTGCGTTGTGctttagttgtttttgtgtttttgtctcTCCTTGGCATGTTTAAAAACTAGTGGAGTTCCTTGAAATATAATAAAAGTTTTTTTCTCTAGATATAAAGctcttttttttaaataggaTATGTTACTTTTATCCAGCTGTGAGGTTCatgtaaaaaactaaaaatttcagTGATATGTAATTACTAAATTGCCatgtctttttattttgttaagtttgGATGAGAGGGTTAGAATAATAATTTCATGGAGTTTTGATTGATAAACATAATTTTATTAGTAGGTTGTTTAGATTTACGTTAGAAAATTAATAAAGGTTAAAGAACCCGGACCCATCCACAAATTTTTTGGCGTTATCTTTTTTCTCGGTCCATCTTGCGAAACCTCTTCCTCTCCTCCCTCATTTTATCCGTCCTTGCTCTTTACCAGTCCAACCTTCATCACAGAGATCACCTGTGATCTGGAAACTGATCGAAGAAAATGTTCGATTTGGTTGCAGGGTTTTTAAAGTTGGTTGTTTTTCTTATTCTGGGAGCCGATAGAAGAAGCAATGTTCAAGCTGGTTTTGGGAATGCTACGCAGGAGGCCAATCCCCTGCCCACGATTCTCACGATGTATGATAATTccgttgttttattttttagcagaaattatgaaaatgaattgggttttgtgattgtaattatttgggttttttttttattttttatttttttttttgtaagtattGGGTTTTTGGGATTTTGCAAAAAGGGGAAAGTGGTTGTGAAGACGACATCTTCCGTGACTAACGTCATGCTGAAGTCACCTTTACGCGTAGCCTGACGTCATATCGCTTTAAGTGTACAGGCGGGCGAGAATGGTCCGATTACTTGATTTAGGGGGGTTGGACCCACCGAATGGCCCTGCTGATTTGGATGGGCTGGAATTGTTTTGTTGGACTTCCTCCTTCAATTAGCCCACATGGAATCATGGGTCACGACACACGCCGAAAAATAAATGGGAGACTTTGGAAGCAAGCAAAAGCCGAAATGAATAGCTGATCACATTTTGTGACTTTTCCTTCAACATGATTAAGACTCTCCTTTGCACTACTCATAATCCTTGCATTTGCCGGCCTCCTCCAAATATCAGATTCACACGCACTTAATTTACATCTAATaacatttttcttcacttgtaagtaaaatTTTTTTAGGTTTATTCTCGCTATTGATACCTTATTATGAGACTTAGACTATCTCCCTCCTTTTTAGTCTAGAtaacatcgtttgttaaaaaaaaaatctagtgATATATATAACTACCGCAGGATGGTCCAGTAGTTGGTGATGAGTCTTAGTGCTGGTGAATTGCATGATGGTGGTTAAGGAATGCTTAAATGCTTATGTGAGTTGAAAATcgattgaaattgaaaatcgagaTGATCATTGaaactgaaaatcaatcaatagtCCCTGAAAATGGGTATCGTAAATCAATATGGGTCATTCTGTCATAATTCTATGAAAATTTTTGTTATGTGCTCATATGGCACATAACTGGGTCCCACAAATCTAATTTTATCACAAATCgtcattgaaattgacccacctTATCAAGATGGTcgctaaaattgaaaatcgatcaatgtagtttTTGAAAATATGTGTCAGAAATCAATATagtcattccgtcacaattttgtaaaaaattatgttatgtgATGTGACAAATTATTTGGGTCGCACAAGTTTAATAAAATATCGCCATGTCGATAGTTGattcaaaataaagaaataatttgaaacaattaaaacttaaaataaagggtaataaACAAAAACATCAGATTTTCAATCCACATGAcaatatttaattagatttgTGGGACTCGGTTATGTAACACATTAGCACATAACAAAGTTTTTGACAAATTGTGACAGAATGACCATATTGATTTGCAACATCCATTGTTGGAgactacattgatcaattttcaatttcagggacaaccttaatgcagtgggtcaatttcaaggactatTTGTGACAAAAACATGACAATAGTTTATTAAACTCGTGGGACCCAAATATGTGCCACATCAGTACATAACAAAATTGTGATAGAAGGACCTTATTGATTTGTGACATCCATTTTCAGATATTACATTGATGAATTTATAATTTCAAAGATCATCTTGATATAATGGATCAATTTCAAGAACTATTTGTAATGCAATATTGTTTGTAATGAAAATCCTAATAAAAATCTACGCTGGTTTTTCGTGCTTGTTGGTCAAGCATACTGCTACAGTTGTAAGTACCTCCTGATTAATTAACCTAACGTGGTATGGTAGCTGGCTAGTATAGTGACTCCATAATCACAACATACGATTTTGCATGAAGGCAAACATTTGATATTATTCTtttatcacatttttcatatcaaatttgtactatctttttaataaaaataagatcCACGTGTATCTACTTTTGTTATAAAGGTAATACAAATGTAGTATGAAAAATGTACCCTCTtatttgataactatttcgCTTGTAATTTTTATTATCCCAGGCTCGTCTCCCTATATTTAAACTTtatttgataactatttcatttttaatttttattatccttttatgtcctataGATATGATAGCTAATTACTTATAGGATAGCCAATTAAAATATACGTAAATATGTAGGGACCTACTTGGTGGCCATAATAGTCGAAATCGACCCAATGCACAGAAGTTTCCTCAAAACAAACACAGCTAATCTTATTAATACTTATCTGTATGGAAATGGTGCATTATCTATGACCAcagtttttaaaaatatatattgaacTAGACTGTGTGTGTGAATCTGAGTAATTGGAGGCGGCCTGCAAATGCGAGGATTGAGAAAGTAACATGACTCTGTCTAATCTTGATGTCATGCATGTCATTTGGTTAATTGTAAACTTACTGATGGTACGTACGAACCGACCAAATAAGCAAGTCCTCATAGTCTTAATCATGTTGAACCGACCAAATAAGCAAGTCCTCATAGTCTTAATCATGTTGAACGAAAAGCCCCAATTATTGCCTACAAGTCTGATTCAATTTGTCTTTTGTTTGCTTCCAAAGTCTCCCAATATGTTTTTCGGTGTGTCGTGAGCATGATATCATGTGGACTAATTGAAGGAGAATTCCCAACATATACTTTTCTGCGTTTACAATATACGCACTATTTTACACGTCATTAGAACCCCCCATTTCCCTATAATTGTCATTTATTTTCATTGCAAATTATATTTTGTGCTACTTTATACTAAGAAAATGAGATAGAGTGAATGTGAAATGCAATAGTTTGGCTGATTACCTATCCTATAGGATAAGGGTTTTGCTGTCCATGAACCAACAGTCTATTTCCTCTCAGAAAACCTCCTGTGCTCCAGCCTACAGATGATCCCACCAAGCAAGCTCATGTAATACTAATTTCATGCTTAATCTACCCAAGGGAGATATGCAACAAATTTAGGAGCTGATTAAGTAACCAATAAAAATAACTGATCATATATTCTTATTTACacaaagggtttttttttttttttttttctttggcttTTGTCTCAAGATTTGTAAAATATCTGGTCTGGCGGTCATACTAGTAGATCCAACCAAAATCTTAGactctttttttgtttccttttggcAATGTTTTTTCTACCTCATCTGGTTTGGGTTAATGGTGGATATGTCTTTTATTGCTTGGTTTCTTGTATGACTAAACTTATCAAGAATATAAGTCAAATAGATTAAGCTTATGAACCACAAATCATACAAGTATCAAAACTACAATTCGATAAACACAAGAATCAAACTGAACTGTAGAAGCACTCTAGAAGAAGTTATAGAAGACGTCAAAATAGTGCATTTTACCTTGCAGGGACTGAAGATGATGAACCACCAATCATCTATAGCAAACTTTCTCCTCTCTTACAAAATTTAATGCTTGCACTAATAATAGGTCTTAATCCAAAATCAAGCGTGCATTTCAATCCTATAAGGTCTTGAACAATTCAAAGCCTTTTTCTATTAGACTTCTATGCACCAATTTTAATCCAAATAATCGACTATAACATACATTCTCATACTCATATTCTAACATGCCTTTGATTAATGCGAGGTGGTTGTGGATTTCTTTAGGGATTGGTGAAGTTGTCAGAGGTGTTGGCTAGTCGGCATTGTAGAGGTGGGGTAGACTGGTGGACGTTCTCAGTAAGTTTGTGTTTGTAGCAATTAGAAAACTCAATATGAGTTGTCTGTATTTTGCAGTCTCGCTTTGGTACAGTTTTTATCATCTCGCAATATGCTATATGTGAGTTGGTGGTCCTAGAGTCTCACTATATGTGGTAAGTTCAACATCAGAGTATTGAATATGAGTTTGTTGCGTTTGTTGCGTTTGTTGCAGTCATTGTTAATGGTGCTTTGGAATCATGAAGGAATACACTACTACAGAAAAAGTATTTTCCCAAGGAATATCAATTTGTCGCACAAATTTTTGGGTAAAGGTCGAGAAGCAAACAATTATGCGGCGAAGACAACAGATGTCTTGAGGCAAAGGCATTCGTCGCGTCAAACTTTAAAGGACTAATGTCCATTGTCGCGTCAATTTTAAGGTTACGACACAACAAAATTGCACTAAGTTGAGGCAAAGAAAAGGCTTTGTTACGAAATACTTTGTGCAACAGATGGTGTCCTTGGGTAAACCAGTACGCAATGAAATTTgtccttttatattttgttttcgaGAAAACTACTTATAAAGATTGTTCATAGGTTACAAATATAAATATGTCCTATTATATTGGTAAATAGAATCACATTTTTTCTTCAGTCTCTTTGTATATATAAGAGACACAACTGTGTTGTCATAGAAGTTTAACCCAATATTTAAGAAAATATTCGACATGTGGACTATTATTTGTCTCAAAACTAgtttttatttacattttcaTCTTCATTTTTGTGGGATTTTTATCATTAATACTATTTAGAAAGCACgcaataaatttaattttaaagatCGACCAGTTTCTTTATATCGCCTTTGAATGTCAATTAaatcttttgacaaaaaaattgagATCACTCGTGTTGATAAGTTTATTCTTAGATACTTTTAAGGTTTGGATATTTGTATCAGTTTTTCAACTCATCCCTTGTAAGGCTCACATTATTCGTCATGTGCTTTGGCCTCCACCCTAGTATCCTTGGCTTAAGCTTAGCAGTAATGACTTGGCTAAAAGGAATCTTGGTCTTATTGCTTGATAGGGAGTTTCTAGGGATAGACATGGTCGTTTTTGCGTTTCCTCCTCTCCTTCCCTTCTAACCCTAACAGCTAAAaagtcttatttatactactacaaaataaaaccctaaaaagtcttagaataaaactagaaaacataataaaataataaaacagaaaataaagggTTTCTCATTTAAACTAAAATTCGAACTTCTCAAAAACTCAAACTTTCGACCGACCAAATCAACtctgatttggtcccaaaagatTTCTTGGAAGCTGGAGACgtcccctacaaatcctcagaatgaatcttcctcaaaatatacCATCTTGACCTCCAAATACCCAAAACATCAAGAAACGTCAATCTGGGAAAGTTGCGTGCTGGGCCTTTATTTCAACGACACGGTCAAACggtttggtagaaaaatctgaaactttgatacaatcatcttgaaaaactcacgaacatcctccaattggaatcactccaaaattcatccgtttgatcactttttgctccaaaggaAGTCGAAtatcctacattgaaaatatataacaaagtatcaaaattctaccaaaatacctaatatatttatactaagataaggataaaatatatggtataatatggattcatcaatttttcttgtgcatttaattttattatttaatttttaggcACCGAAGTGAGTGAGAAAAGTCAGCGTGGAGTCCATATTAAAAGAATTTCTTGTGCTTTTAAAGGTGGACAATGCAATGCAATTCAGACATTTCCTTTCTTTACCTTGCCTTCTCAAATTTCTCAACAGACAAAACTCctctgttcattttttttagttGGGTTTCGTACTATCTTCCAATTGGGGCTGCAAGAGGGACAATTCCACTCATAaagattatttttatatataagaGGTACAATTCCACTCATCAAAATTATTATACATTAACACAAACACAAACGTGTACATTGCCAGATATAATAAGTTCCacattaaaattaattgacaatatgatGATTGGAAAGTAATCCAACTTATTTATAAGCACATACAAAATCTCTCATCCTATCAATATGATATTTATTCTCAACAATTACATTAAGGTGACTAACTAGCCACTTTCGCAGTCATCTTTTTATTCCTCACTTTACAAAcagaataatttataatttatttctgCACTAATGCGACGAGTGCATGAAGCTAAAAGAGGAGTGTTAACCCCAGTAGCCGGAATAGATGCAAACCTTGGAATTCTGGAATGTCGAAAAAATAGTTGGTTTTCTCAGCTGAAGTGCCAAGACCTCATATCCAAAGTAAGGTTTGGCCACAAATTCTTTCTTTGAGTTCCGTTGGACTTTCAGTACACAAGTAGTCTGGGATTTTCCATAGCTAGCCAAGCTTTTAGTTTTATCCTTCTTTAATATTCCTTGTGCCTCCATTTTCAAGAGATCATAAATTGCTTTGTTGATGTCAGCAAGCAATTCTGTTGGGGAGTCATATACatttgatgaattgaaaaaCATCTGAAAGGCTTTGAGGCAGGAGAGGTGGAGTTCTTTGCATGCCTCTGGCATATCATCACCGTTGATGCCCTTATTCCCCAGAGCCTGTTCTAGAAACTCCTTCTTCTTTTCATCCAATATCTTCTGTATAATCCTAATTGACTCTTCAGCCCCCAATTTGGGACTTCCCTTCATGTGTAGCAGAACAAGGTTTGGCTTCCCCTCCTCTTGCTCCTTCTGCAATGAAAtcattaatttcaattttcccCATTGATTAAGATTATATTAAATCAACATGATGCTAATCAAGAATGTGATCATTATGAATTTCTCGTCCGCGAGGTTATCCCACCACCATGTGAAGTTATCCTTAGTCTATTTAtgtgcatttatttatttttatcaaaacaTGTTTTATTAGTGATATAACCTAGGTCCCTAATATAATAATTTTGGTGTTCACCATAAAAGATGCATTAATAATATCATATGACAATATGACGGTTacattaaaaatttctcctcatATACCTGATAGCTTTGAATTTCGTTCAATAGCCGTGTCAAAAGCATAAGTGAATTTGTAAGTGGATGACTTTGAGGGGACTTGAGGGTCTCTGATTTTGGAGGTGTATTAAGCAGAAGAGCAGCTGTAAGAAGAATAGTATGTGAAGCAATAGAGCTTTTGGCTACTTGGAGGTACTCAACAATTGACAAGGGATGCCCATTTCTGCTCCATTCTGCTTCCTTTAACCAGCTTACAAATGTTTGATGCCACTAAATTCACTCGGCAAAATGTACAAAAAAAGAATAAGTaacacattttattatttttttacaattatgtCAACTAAATTATTTTACCAAAAATCTTACTAGGTCCTGAAGATAACTCTTTATATCATATCCACTTTGTTTGAAGAATTGCCAAGAAATGTCATCAACAAAATCTTTTAGAGCCTTGAATATAGCTTTTCCATGTCCATCCAGTTCTTTTTCCTGCCATCTGTATGATGTACACATTTAACTagctaaaaataataatatgcgTTACTTTAAATTTCTATGCGCAGATTATATATAATTTCTATCTTATAACATGTATGTGAGATCCAACACATAACAATTTATATATTGCATGACTAATTTTATATAACCGGCGCACACAAAAATCATGTGTTAATATATTGTACCTCGCGACGGCATTGGCAAGAGCCTCCAAGTCATTCATCGAACCTTCCTTGTCAAAAAAATCATCAGCAACTGTAACAAGGACTGCAGCTTTCACAACTGCGAGCCGTACATATGACAGGGAAGAATGTGATGCTGTTGAAGCAACGGAAAAATAACAGTACGCGGTTTTCTGTCGAGCAAACCCCATGTCAACAAGACCGATGTCTTTTGACCACCTGCATGAttaatttttcacccaaaacataaaaagaaaaagaaaaaggttttcATGGTTAATTAATTCcggttaaaattaaaaaaaaaatggaagtaaGTGAAAGTGTAGAGAGTGAATACGAACCTTTCTAATTCCTTTAATTCATTTCTGAACATGGACTGCCGTAGTGTGTAATTCTCCCTGGCAAGTTGTAGTAGCATGGCATTGGTTTGACATGATAATCTGCGAGGTATTAATAAATTAAACTGCTTAATCAGAGATTTGACTGCCTTGATCTGTTCAATTAATTAGTATTTCTCAGAAAATGCAACAGTACATTACAAGAGAGGGAAAATCCCTTTTATACATTCTGTTTACAACCGCTTAGCATATCCTGTAAGCTTCTAATCACGTGGCACAAGTGTACATGTCATCTATATCCAATAGTATGATATGGGTGATGACTTCTTGAATGTAGTTGGCGCGCGCTTTGGTTAGGAGAAAGAGTTTTCGAGTTCTTTCTGATCGAGTGAGGTTGGGTTGGTAGAAGGGTGATTCGGGGGAATCGTGGTGGATTAGCTTAATGCTCAACCCTTGTTTTGCCATGGTCACTCTAGGTAGTGATAAGAGTTGATGATAGGAATAGGATGTACAGAAAGAGACAAGTGATTGTGTTAGCCATATGGAAATTCGAAGAAATTTTATGTTGAGCAATCTTTTGCTTGTGAAACTTAAACCCTGATTAGATTACTTGTTAAATATATTGAGTGGGCAAAGGCACTTTAAGGTGCTTTATTAATAACAAAATCAGGCTTTAaggttgacacaccccgaccgaggtcaaggcatgatggccgtcacgtgagagtgacgtagccatgtgcacagtgcggaagcgataaagatagcaaatatacgaataattaaaaaccaaattactagagtgcactactaaacgaatatgataggagttagttacaacagtgaacactcctaatcagagcataataagtctagatgcagtccagtaggataagtactagttacacaataccaggaatgtcctactattattcaaataggtcagaactgccgacgatCCCGAGCCACCTACAACAACTtacttagaacctggaggggcacaaaacagaaaacatgagtgggcaaaaacaaatgttttacaaaaacatttcactaatcaacatatctaacccctcgctgtaaaacatgtataattttcctagAATCAAGATGtaagcatatacatacatatatatatatatatgaaatcatatcaattcagttcatgtttcacataatcatattcatatgtatatatgccatgccaagatataatagaGTAAATAATTcgggtaagaataatttcatagaaatgtgatatgttagccggaacccctgtggtagtctgttcggctgaattcatagctcaaactcaatctagccgaagtcactacactactacaaaagggccCTATAGTGTCAGTTGTTGCGTcagtttaatataatatagtggcgCACAAGAGAGTTGCGACACCCACTGAATATGACGTCGGATTTAGAAAGCCTGCGTCGCTTTTAAACCGACGTAAACatttaatgtcgcttataaccgacacacattttaataattttaaatactgGCGTCGCTTTAAATAAAacagtgtcgcttttaagcgacataaagtaTGGGTGTCGCATATAGAAGCGACACTAATtggtttttttatatattttaaatcctgCGTCGATTCTGAGcgacatatattttattttttaaaatatttt belongs to Malus sylvestris chromosome 17, drMalSylv7.2, whole genome shotgun sequence and includes:
- the LOC126610091 gene encoding (E,E)-geranyllinalool synthase-like, with amino-acid sequence MGFARQKTAYCYFSVASTASHSSLSYVRLAVVKAAVLVTVADDFFDKEGSMNDLEALANAVARWQEKELDGHGKAIFKALKDFVDDISWQFFKQSGYDIKSYLQDLWHQTFVSWLKEAEWSRNGHPLSIVEYLQVAKSSIASHTILLTAALLLNTPPKSETLKSPQSHPLTNSLMLLTRLLNEIQSYQKEQEEGKPNLVLLHMKGSPKLGAEESIRIIQKILDEKKKEFLEQALGNKGINGDDMPEACKELHLSCLKAFQMFFNSSNVYDSPTELLADINKAIYDLLKMEAQGILKKDKTKSLASYGKSQTTCVLKVQRNSKKEFVAKPYFGYEVLALQLRKPTIFSTFQNSKVCIYSGYWG